The sequence GCCAGTGACAGACTATGGCCAAGATGTCATAATTGGAGTGGTAGATACAGGAATTTGGCCAGAAAGTGAAAGTTACAATGACAAGGGCATTTCCGAAGTTCCTTCAAGGTGGAAGGGTCAATGTGAATTTGGCACCGAATTCAACACATCTTTTTGCAACAAGAAGCTAATTGGTGCAAGGTTCTTTAACAAAGGTCTAATAGCCAAATACCCCAACGTGACCAATAACATTAAAAATTCCACACGAGACACAGATGGTCATGGGACCCACACTTCAAGCACGGCTGCTGGGAATTATGTGCAAGGTGCATCATATTTTGGCTATGCCACAGGAACTGCTAGAGGCATAGCTCCAAAAGCCAGAGTGGCCATGTACAAGGCCTTGTGGGATGAGGGTGCTTATTCATCAGATATTATGGCTGCCATTGATCAAGCAATTTTGGATGGTGTAGATGTCATATCCTTATCATTGGGCATAGATGGGGTACCATTGCATACTGACCCAATTGCCATAGCCACATTTGGAGCCTTGAAAAAGGGTGTGTTTGTGTCCACTTCAGCTGGAAATCGAGGGCCTCTTCTTGGGACCTTACACAATGGCATACCATGGGTTTTAACCGTTGCTGCTGGAACCATGGACCGTGACTATAATGGAGTTGTTACTCTTGGCAATGGAGTTCAACTCTTGGGCTCATCTTTGTATATTGGGAAATGGAATTCATCTTCCAATAAAATCCCAATCGTTTTCTTTGATGCTTGTGACAATCTCAAGGCATTGCAGAAAGTTGCGTACAAGATTGTTGTGTGCCAAGATAAGAAAGGCTCATTGTCTAACCAAGTTCAAAATGCTTACGATGCAAAAGTGGTAGCTGCGGTCTTCATAACCAACGTCACTGACTTGGAGTCCTACATCCGAACCTCATTTCCATCAATTTTCTTGAACATGAAGAATGGAGAAACTGTCAAAGACTACATCAAAACCAGCGAGTCCAACCCAAAAGCAAGCCTTGAGTTCAAAAAGACAACTCTTGGTATCAAACCATCACCAAGAGTTAGTAGCTACAGTTCGAAAGGGCCATCTATAAGCTGCCCATTTGTGCTGAAGCCTGACATAATGGCTCCTGGTTCATTAGTCTTAGCCTCATGGCCACCAAAAATCCCAGTTGCCTATGAGGGCAGTTCCCTTCTATATAGTGAGTTCAATTTATTGTCTGGTACATCCATGTCTTGCCCACAAGCAGCAGGAGTGGCAGCACTATTGAAATCAGCACACCCTGATTGGAGTCCTGCAGCCATTAGATCTGCCATGATGACCACATCGGATGCATTCGACAACACACTCAATCCAATCACAGACCTTGGTGATGATAACCATCCAGCCAGTCCTTTTGCCTTTGGAGCTGGACACATCAATCCCAACAAGGCATTAGACCCTGGTCTAATATACGATGTGAATGCACAAGATTATGTGAATGTTCTATGTGGTCTAAACTATACCAATCAACAAATTCAAATCATCACCAAATCAGCTTCAAATAATTGTTCCAACACGTCCTTGAACCTTAACTACCCATCTTTCGTTGCATTTTTCAATGCTAAGGGCTCCAATCCTAGTTTTAAAAGTGTACGAGAATTTCATAGAACAATGACCAATGTTGGAGAGGGGCAATCAACCTATGTTGCAAGTGTGACACctattaaagaaattaaagtCAGTGTCACGCCAGAGAAATTGGTGTTCAAAAACAAGAATGAGAAGCAAAGTTTCAAGCTGAGTATTGAAGGTCCACAAAAGCTGAAAGAGCAGTTAGTTTTCGGTTATCTTCGTTGGGTGGATAGTGCAAGTAAACGAGTGGTCTCAAGCCCCATAGTGGCCACAAGTTACAGCTCGGAATTTGTGTCATAGTCCAAACTTTaattgtctttctttttgcttgtGATATTTTAGCTAAATAAAGCTTGATTAATTAGTTTGAAGTTAATCTATTTCTAACTGGTTAGTAATGTGAagccaagaaaaaaaacaaaacccagttggtgattaaaacattttagtttatttttattggatatggTTTTGTGTGGTTGTTAAGTTGTAGCTTGTTACATTATAAAACTATCAATCAAAAGAAGTTTCATACATTTAGCATCTAGCTAATACTATAATTATATGTAATATCTTGTGGGGGACAAGCTAATTAGTACCTAACATCCATGTGGAATAAGAAGGTACGGGCAAAGTCAATGACACATGGAAGACAGAATATTgcataatgaaaatttttatgcaatgatcatctttttttttttcttggcttcataatgtgattaattattattgataaGGTTTATGAAGTCAAATTCGCACTATCACTAACATCATCACATTATTTGTTTTGTGCTAAGTGGTGTTATTAATGGGGTATCAATTGgcataattatttttaagttgGGTTTACTGAGTTG comes from Castanea sativa cultivar Marrone di Chiusa Pesio chromosome 3, ASM4071231v1 and encodes:
- the LOC142627618 gene encoding subtilisin-like protease SBT3, which codes for MVSHIPCYVCLIFFSISHLVSTLAESDNYIIHMDVSEKPKDFGSHQEWYLSTLTSALETSKLSTTNSFSTSTSKLIYSYTHVIDGFAASLSLSEIEALKSSPGFVSSIKDLPVKADTTHSPDFLGLNGKSGLWPVTDYGQDVIIGVVDTGIWPESESYNDKGISEVPSRWKGQCEFGTEFNTSFCNKKLIGARFFNKGLIAKYPNVTNNIKNSTRDTDGHGTHTSSTAAGNYVQGASYFGYATGTARGIAPKARVAMYKALWDEGAYSSDIMAAIDQAILDGVDVISLSLGIDGVPLHTDPIAIATFGALKKGVFVSTSAGNRGPLLGTLHNGIPWVLTVAAGTMDRDYNGVVTLGNGVQLLGSSLYIGKWNSSSNKIPIVFFDACDNLKALQKVAYKIVVCQDKKGSLSNQVQNAYDAKVVAAVFITNVTDLESYIRTSFPSIFLNMKNGETVKDYIKTSESNPKASLEFKKTTLGIKPSPRVSSYSSKGPSISCPFVLKPDIMAPGSLVLASWPPKIPVAYEGSSLLYSEFNLLSGTSMSCPQAAGVAALLKSAHPDWSPAAIRSAMMTTSDAFDNTLNPITDLGDDNHPASPFAFGAGHINPNKALDPGLIYDVNAQDYVNVLCGLNYTNQQIQIITKSASNNCSNTSLNLNYPSFVAFFNAKGSNPSFKSVREFHRTMTNVGEGQSTYVASVTPIKEIKVSVTPEKLVFKNKNEKQSFKLSIEGPQKLKEQLVFGYLRWVDSASKRVVSSPIVATSYSSEFVS